The Candidatus Zixiibacteriota bacterium nucleotide sequence CTTGGTGAACTTCAATTTCGCCAAGAGGATTATTCAGCAGTTTTCCGTTGGTTTGAACATTAGATATTCGCAATCTAACCTTGCCAACCTAGACGCAAACACTGTAGGGTTTGATTTAGGAGTGCTTTTCACGCCATACGAGAAAATCAGGATCGGGCTGGCAGCAGATAATATCGGAATGAAATATTCCTGGAATTCGGGCAAGTACTGGCAGGAGTTTGATCAGGTAGGTACGGATACTAAAGAGGATTTTCCACTTAATTTTAAATTAGGTGGCTCGTATCTCTTATTGAAAGATAGGCTGCTTCTGTCCGCGCAGATGGATAAGAACACCAAGCAGTCGGCCAGAATGCATTTTGGTGCGGAATACCAGGGATTGAAATATTTAGCCGGGAGATTGGGATATAATGATGGCTCCTTCACTTTCGGCTTTGGAATCAATTATAAGGTGAAATCGATAACTTTCGGATTGGATTATGCTTTTATCTCCAGCCAGGTTGGAACAAATCCGGATAATCTGGTTTCGATGGGGATAGAATTTTAGATTAAAGGATGGTAGCCGTAACCTTCAGGTTGCGTTCTCGCAGGTTGAAGTCCAAGAAACGGATCCGTAGCACTTGCTGCTATCGTTCATATAAATGAGGCGTAAAGGGTAGGAGCAGGTTTGAAACCTGCCCCTACAGGCTCTCGCAGGCTAGGGACCTGCGGCTACCGGATTTTCGAATGAGGCGTAAGATGAAAAAGATTTCATTACTTAAATTAGTCTGGAGCATTGTTCTGGTTATTTTGTTGAGGTCGGCTGCTTTTGGGGCAAGCATTCCTGACAAGGCCGGAACATCAGGCTTGTCCTTTCTCAAATTGGGAATCGGAGCCAGGCCTACTGGAATGGGTGAGGCTTTCACCTCCATATCCGGGGATATATTTTCCCTTTACTGGAATCCGGCCGGAGTTGCCCGGCATACCGGGACCGAATTTGCTTTTATGCACAACCAGTGGTTTCAGGATGTGAGCTTAGAATATGCAGCATTTTGCTTCGGTTATAAGAAAAACGTTTTCGGTTTAAGCCTGACTTTAAGCCAGGTAGCAAATTTAGAAAGAAGGGAAGGCCCGACTGAAAATCCGATAAGTTATTTTGACGAACATGACCTGTCTTTGGGTTTTTCCTGGAGTAGAAAGATTAATGACAAATTAGACTTAGGCATCTCCACCAAATTTCTTTATGAGAAGATAGATTTTTCCTCAGCTACCGGACTGGGGTTTGATCTGGGGGGTATTTACTGGTTGAGATCCAACGTCCAGATAGGCGGAGCGATCCTGAACCTGGGCTCAAAGATGAAATTTGAACAGGAAAAATTCAATTTGCCGACCAGTTATAAGATAGGTGCTGCTTATCTGGGGCACGAAAAACATTTCAATGGGGATTTCATTCTGAGCATGGATTTAGTCAAACCAAATGACAATGACCTTAAGGTTCATTTAGGCGGCGAATATACTTATAAGGAAAAATTTACTTTAAGGAGCGGATACCAGATTGGTTATGATGACAAGAACATTTCTCTGGGCCTGGGCTTGAAAATCAAGAAATATGCAATCGACTATGTCTTCGTTCCCTTTAGCTCGGACTTGGGTAATTCTCACAGGATTTCAGTCAATTTAAAGCTCTAAATAATACTGAGGGAGATAATTTGTCGGGCAAAGGTGCCCGGTCTACGAGGTCTAAAAAGAAATCTGTAGCGTCCTCACTCCCGTGAGAACGAAAAACAGATATCGCTACCGTAAAGTCATGGATTCAAAGGAGTAACTAATGCCAAAATATAAGATAGCCTGGCTGCCAGGGGATGGTGTGGGTAAGGATGTAATGGAAGCAACCAAGGTCGTCTTAGATAAAATCAAATTAGATGCAGAATATATTAACGGAGACATAGGCTGGGAATTCTGGTGCAACGAGGGGAATCCTCTGCCGGAAAGGACGATCCAGCTTTTAAAAAATACCGACTGCTGTCTTTTCGGAGCTATCACCTCTAAACCTAAAGAGGAGGCAGAGGCTGAGTTAGTGCCGGCTCTTAAAGGCAAAGGTCTGGTTTATTCCAGCCCGATCGTGAAACTACGCCAGGAATTTAATCTGAGAACCAACTTAAGACCCTGTAAAGCTTATCCGGGTAACCCCTTAAATTACAAAGAGGGGATAGATTTAGTTGTTTTCAGAGAAAATACCGAGGATTTATATTCCGGGGTGGAGTTTCATCCTCTGCCAAAAGAGGTGATGGATTCGCTTTTGAAAAATCATCCGAAGATGAAAAGATTTGCCTCGACTTCTTTAGAGGATATTGCGGTGAGCTTAAGAATAATTACGCGCAAAGCTTCTCAAAACATCATCCGGGATGCTTTTGAATTTGCCAGAAAAAATAAAAGAAAATCTGTAACAGTGGTTGAAAAACCGAATGTCATCCGGGAAACCTCCGGGCTTTTCATCCGGGAAGCACGAAAGATTTCAAAGGAATATCCGGAGATAAAGCTATACGAAGCCAATATCGATGCCATCTGTATGTGGCTTATAAAAAATCCTCTGGATTATGACGTGCTGGTCACCTCCAATATGTTCGGGGATATAATCTCTGACCTGTGCGCCCAGTTAGTAGGCGGATTAGGGTTTGCCTCGAGCGGAAATATCGGAGACGATTATGCAGTATTCGAGCCGACCCACGGCTCAGCTCCCAAGTATGCTGGTCAATACAAAGTCAACCCCATAGCCACCATCTTAGCGGCTAAACTTATGCTGGGCTGGTTAGGTGAAAAAGAGAAAGCAAAAAGGTTAGAAGATGCTATTGCCACAGTGGTGAAAGAAAGCAAAATCAAAACCTATGATATGGGAGGGAAAAATTCTACTCTGGAAGTGGCTGAGGAGATTGCGAGAAAGTTATATTACAATGACTGATGACGAATGACTAATAAAATCAAAAGTTTTGTAGGGGAGGGGCTTGTTGAGCTTGGAGAAATCCCGCTCCTGCGGGGTCCCCTCCCGATCGGTGGCACACTCAAACTGGTTTGAGGGCGCGTCATTAAATGTGAGAAGCAGGTTATTCAAGGAGAAAACATGATAAAAGCACCAAAAGGTTTTGGAATATTTGTAATATCCTCTGCTCTTATGTTTCTTTTACTTCCACTCGCAATTAATTCTGAAATTCAGAATTCTGGTAGCCAAGAAGTTAGATCCATAACGAAATCTTTTGATTTTTCTACAATTTCAATGTCCCTAGATTCCCTTTTTAATATCAAAATCAATTCTGATCTAACCACTCAGATTCAGAATGAGGAACAGGTGGTTATAAATCCTCTTAACAAAGATAATGTGGTTGCGGTATGGAGGGATTTCAGGTATGGGTACAGGAGGGTGGGAGTCGGTCGTAGCAGTGATGGGGGAAGGACCTGGACAGATGTTCTTTTTAATAATGCTTATGGTAGTTTCCCCTGGCACAGCGATCCGGGTTTGACTGTGGACAGAAATGGAAATTTCTATTCAGTAGTTTTAGGGGTAGATCCTGGAGGAAACCAGAGCGAGATATTGGTTTTCAAATCAACTGATGGAGGGAGTAGCTGGGGGATTCCAGTCTCAGCCGTGCCTCCAAGTGTAGGTATTTTTGAGGATA carries:
- a CDS encoding PorV/PorQ family protein codes for the protein MIKKIFLTISILLITCVSLAFGATGDGGYAAAFSRMGLGARALGMGGAFVAVADDGFASSFNPAGLVQLKRPTFSASYRLMSLDRKLSYVSYQQPIKGGAAVGLYWINAGVSNVETRDYEGKVTGELTNHENLVNFNFAKRIIQQFSVGLNIRYSQSNLANLDANTVGFDLGVLFTPYEKIRIGLAADNIGMKYSWNSGKYWQEFDQVGTDTKEDFPLNFKLGGSYLLLKDRLLLSAQMDKNTKQSARMHFGAEYQGLKYLAGRLGYNDGSFTFGFGINYKVKSITFGLDYAFISSQVGTNPDNLVSMGIEF
- a CDS encoding isocitrate/isopropylmalate dehydrogenase family protein, which encodes MPKYKIAWLPGDGVGKDVMEATKVVLDKIKLDAEYINGDIGWEFWCNEGNPLPERTIQLLKNTDCCLFGAITSKPKEEAEAELVPALKGKGLVYSSPIVKLRQEFNLRTNLRPCKAYPGNPLNYKEGIDLVVFRENTEDLYSGVEFHPLPKEVMDSLLKNHPKMKRFASTSLEDIAVSLRIITRKASQNIIRDAFEFARKNKRKSVTVVEKPNVIRETSGLFIREARKISKEYPEIKLYEANIDAICMWLIKNPLDYDVLVTSNMFGDIISDLCAQLVGGLGFASSGNIGDDYAVFEPTHGSAPKYAGQYKVNPIATILAAKLMLGWLGEKEKAKRLEDAIATVVKESKIKTYDMGGKNSTLEVAEEIARKLYYND
- a CDS encoding PorV/PorQ family protein, which produces MKKISLLKLVWSIVLVILLRSAAFGASIPDKAGTSGLSFLKLGIGARPTGMGEAFTSISGDIFSLYWNPAGVARHTGTEFAFMHNQWFQDVSLEYAAFCFGYKKNVFGLSLTLSQVANLERREGPTENPISYFDEHDLSLGFSWSRKINDKLDLGISTKFLYEKIDFSSATGLGFDLGGIYWLRSNVQIGGAILNLGSKMKFEQEKFNLPTSYKIGAAYLGHEKHFNGDFILSMDLVKPNDNDLKVHLGGEYTYKEKFTLRSGYQIGYDDKNISLGLGLKIKKYAIDYVFVPFSSDLGNSHRISVNLKL